From the genome of Streptomyces sp. NBC_00659, one region includes:
- a CDS encoding NifU family protein, whose protein sequence is MAGQETGERIGALLDELARQAGPEARDVADELVRCLMEFYGEGLARTVRLLRSAPKGADPLAVLTADELVSDLLILHDLHPEDTATRVGRALDKVRPYLGSHAGDVEVAGLDMEAADGPTLRLRLRGSCDGCPSSTQTVRWTIEEAVARIAPEVAHIEVEGMAAESPQPALLQILPHRPDDAPGEAAPSGEPDETARWYELGPHSLPVGDGATGVTEVAGRALLLVRLPGQLYAYRDRCPLCAAGLAPAVLDGELLRCAGCGAAFDVRRAGRGDRGHLDPVPLLEENGAVRVALPGELLGAGP, encoded by the coding sequence ATGGCCGGACAGGAGACGGGTGAGCGGATAGGCGCACTGCTCGACGAGCTGGCGCGGCAGGCGGGACCGGAGGCGCGCGATGTCGCGGACGAACTGGTGCGCTGCCTCATGGAGTTCTACGGCGAGGGCCTGGCCCGGACCGTACGCCTGCTGCGCTCCGCCCCGAAGGGCGCGGATCCCCTCGCCGTCCTCACCGCCGACGAACTGGTCAGCGATCTGCTGATCCTGCACGATCTGCACCCCGAGGACACCGCGACCCGGGTGGGCCGGGCCCTGGACAAGGTCCGCCCCTACCTCGGCTCACACGCGGGCGACGTCGAGGTGGCCGGGCTCGACATGGAGGCCGCCGACGGCCCGACGCTGCGGCTCAGGCTGCGCGGCAGCTGCGACGGCTGTCCGTCCTCCACCCAGACCGTGCGCTGGACCATCGAGGAGGCGGTCGCCCGGATCGCCCCCGAGGTCGCGCACATCGAGGTCGAGGGCATGGCCGCCGAGAGCCCGCAGCCCGCACTGCTCCAGATCCTGCCGCACCGCCCGGACGACGCTCCGGGCGAGGCGGCGCCGTCCGGGGAACCGGACGAGACGGCGCGCTGGTACGAACTCGGCCCGCACTCGCTGCCGGTGGGCGACGGCGCCACCGGGGTCACCGAGGTCGCGGGCCGCGCGCTGCTGCTGGTCCGTCTGCCCGGCCAGTTGTACGCCTACCGCGACCGCTGCCCCCTGTGCGCCGCGGGCCTCGCGCCCGCGGTCCTGGACGGCGAACTACTGCGCTGCGCGGGCTGCGGCGCCGCGTTCGACGTCCGCCGGGCCGGCCGGGGCGACCGGGGCCACCTGGATCCCGTACCGCTGCTGGAGGAGAACGGGGCGGTGCGGGTGGCACTGCCCGGCGAGCTCCTGGGGGCGGGGCCATGA
- a CDS encoding DUF5947 family protein → MTADVLRQFTRRPPPEGERCDLCGEPLPAEHRHLVDTSRRSLKCSCPPCHLLFTRPGAGQGRFRAVPDRYLADPGFVLDEADWNRLQIPVALAFFFRNSELGRLAAFYPSPAGATESELDPGTWDSVLGRSRLAELLEPDVEALLLHRGRDGSVTCTLVPVDVCYELVGRMRLHWKGFDGGAEARADIAEFLERITAAARPLEISGGAP, encoded by the coding sequence ATGACCGCCGACGTCCTCAGGCAGTTCACCCGCAGGCCGCCGCCCGAGGGCGAGCGCTGCGACCTGTGCGGGGAGCCGCTGCCCGCCGAGCACCGGCATCTCGTCGACACCTCCCGGCGATCCCTCAAGTGCTCCTGCCCGCCCTGCCACCTGCTCTTCACCCGGCCGGGCGCGGGACAGGGCCGCTTCCGGGCGGTCCCGGACCGGTATCTCGCCGATCCCGGGTTCGTCCTGGACGAGGCCGACTGGAACCGGCTCCAGATCCCCGTCGCGCTCGCCTTCTTCTTCCGCAACTCCGAGCTCGGCCGGCTCGCGGCCTTCTATCCGAGCCCGGCGGGCGCCACCGAGAGCGAACTCGATCCGGGGACGTGGGACTCGGTGCTCGGCCGCAGCCGGCTGGCGGAGCTGCTGGAACCCGACGTGGAGGCGCTGCTGCTGCACCGCGGCCGGGACGGCTCGGTGACCTGCACGCTCGTCCCGGTCGACGTCTGCTACGAACTGGTCGGCCGGATGCGGCTGCACTGGAAGGGCTTCGACGGCGGTGCCGAGGCACGCGCGGACATCGCGGAGTTCCTGGAACGGATCACGGCGGCCGCCCGGCCACTGGAGATCTCCGGGGGCGCCCCGTGA
- a CDS encoding DUF6084 family protein, giving the protein MTDLRFTCTGVRPEPYGAGPALLFGLRIEEADHRPVHAVALRCQIRIEPAGRSYEPEEVGMLGDLFGEPSRWSSTLKPLQFAHTSITVPGFTGSTEVDLPVPCTYDTEVASASYFRALSRGEVPLLLLFSGTVFTGHDGFRAEPVPWHKETSYRMPVDVWRNMIEEYFPNSGWLRVRLDVLDELRRYRSARALPSWERVFDELLATADAKKGAD; this is encoded by the coding sequence GTGACCGATCTCCGGTTCACCTGCACCGGCGTGCGCCCCGAACCGTACGGAGCCGGGCCCGCGCTGCTGTTCGGGCTGCGCATCGAGGAGGCGGACCACCGGCCGGTACACGCCGTCGCGCTGCGCTGCCAGATCCGTATCGAGCCCGCCGGACGTTCGTACGAGCCGGAGGAGGTCGGCATGCTGGGCGACCTGTTCGGCGAGCCGAGCCGCTGGAGCAGCACGCTCAAGCCGCTGCAGTTCGCCCACACCTCCATCACGGTCCCGGGGTTCACCGGTTCGACGGAGGTCGATCTCCCGGTGCCCTGCACCTACGACACCGAGGTCGCGTCCGCCTCGTACTTCCGGGCGCTGTCCCGCGGCGAGGTCCCGCTGCTCCTGCTCTTCTCCGGCACGGTGTTCACCGGCCACGACGGCTTCCGGGCCGAGCCCGTGCCCTGGCACAAGGAGACGTCGTACCGGATGCCGGTGGACGTGTGGCGGAACATGATCGAGGAGTACTTCCCCAACTCGGGCTGGCTGCGCGTCCGGCTGGACGTCCTGGACGAGCTGCGCCGCTACCGGTCCGCCCGCGCCCTGCCGTCCTGGGAGCGGGTCTTCGACGAACTCCTCGCCACCGCCGACGCGAAGAAGGGGGCCGACTGA
- a CDS encoding hydrogenase maturation protease: protein MTGPVRTGASRPAEEGGTGRTLVAGVGNVFLQDDGFGVETVRRLAARTPELPPGVELMDAGIRGVHLAYRLLEGYRTLVLVDLVSREGPPGTLYTIDVGPEPPTARSAPGPLDTHAMDPASVLALLHDLHAGAGGTLPEEVYVIGCEPRDTGEGMGLTPPVAGAVDAAADLVLDLVRRAPSVARRS, encoded by the coding sequence ATGACCGGACCCGTCCGCACCGGCGCGTCCCGTCCGGCCGAGGAGGGCGGGACCGGCAGGACTCTCGTCGCCGGGGTCGGCAACGTGTTCCTCCAGGACGACGGCTTCGGGGTGGAGACCGTACGACGGCTCGCCGCCCGCACGCCCGAACTGCCGCCCGGCGTCGAACTGATGGACGCCGGCATCCGCGGGGTGCACCTCGCCTACCGGCTGCTGGAGGGCTACCGGACGCTCGTGCTGGTGGACCTCGTCAGCCGCGAAGGTCCGCCGGGCACGCTCTACACGATCGACGTCGGCCCCGAACCCCCCACGGCACGGTCCGCACCGGGCCCGCTGGACACCCACGCCATGGACCCGGCCAGTGTGCTGGCCCTGCTGCACGATCTGCACGCCGGCGCGGGCGGCACCCTCCCGGAGGAGGTGTACGTCATCGGCTGCGAACCCCGCGACACCGGCGAGGGCATGGGCCTGACTCCCCCGGTGGCCGGTGCCGTGGACGCCGCCGCCGACCTGGTGCTCGACCTGGTACGCCGCGCTCCCTCCGTAGCCCGGAGGAGCTGA
- a CDS encoding DUF6893 family small protein has product MEWQWVGLAAGLVVAYGVARNLSDIRRYLRMRRM; this is encoded by the coding sequence ATGGAATGGCAATGGGTTGGCCTGGCCGCGGGCCTCGTAGTGGCCTACGGAGTCGCGAGGAACCTGTCGGACATCCGCCGCTACTTGCGCATGCGGCGCATGTGA
- a CDS encoding helix-turn-helix transcriptional regulator has protein sequence MTGQEVERRALLTPVLLLLLAERQGHGYELVQRLGAFGCGDADQAHVYRLLRGMESSGEVTSHWRASESGPARRVYAITQQGAMNLALWFVRLGELHGALHLFLERYVQLEDVGGRAGRDGGSPRTGGRPPDHESPPDHGHPPDHMRRMRK, from the coding sequence ATGACCGGGCAAGAGGTCGAGCGACGCGCTCTGCTCACCCCGGTGCTGCTCCTGTTGCTGGCCGAACGCCAAGGTCATGGCTATGAACTGGTGCAGCGCCTGGGCGCTTTCGGCTGCGGCGACGCGGACCAGGCGCATGTGTACCGGCTGCTGCGGGGCATGGAGAGCAGCGGTGAGGTCACCTCGCACTGGCGCGCCTCGGAGAGCGGCCCCGCGCGCCGTGTCTACGCGATCACCCAGCAGGGCGCCATGAACCTCGCCCTGTGGTTCGTGCGCCTGGGTGAACTCCACGGCGCCCTGCACCTCTTCCTGGAGCGGTACGTGCAGCTCGAGGACGTCGGTGGCCGCGCGGGCCGCGACGGCGGGAGTCCGCGCACCGGCGGGCGTCCACCGGATCACGAGAGTCCGCCGGATCACGGGCACCCGCCGGATCACATGCGCCGCATGCGCAAGTAG
- a CDS encoding hydrogenase maturation nickel metallochaperone HypA/HybF, whose product MHELSIAVAVVEQVEEAVREQDRAVASLTLRIGELAGVVPEALDFSFGLATEGTALAGARLLIETVGARGRCEGCGRETPTGMPPVLWCAGCGTPLTLLSGRELEIVRVTLADEPLDARKTVDGKGVGPPGGKGADDGPRPAPSGLPVRDEEASHVPHR is encoded by the coding sequence GTGCATGAGCTGTCGATCGCCGTGGCGGTCGTCGAACAGGTCGAGGAGGCCGTGCGGGAACAGGACCGCGCGGTCGCGTCGCTGACCCTTCGGATCGGCGAGCTGGCGGGGGTGGTGCCCGAGGCGCTGGACTTCTCGTTCGGGCTCGCGACGGAGGGCACCGCGCTGGCGGGGGCACGCCTGCTGATCGAGACTGTCGGGGCACGGGGCCGCTGCGAGGGCTGCGGCCGCGAAACTCCGACCGGGATGCCTCCGGTGCTGTGGTGCGCCGGGTGCGGGACGCCGCTGACCCTGCTCAGCGGCCGGGAGCTGGAGATCGTCCGGGTGACGCTGGCCGACGAGCCCCTGGACGCGCGGAAAACCGTGGACGGGAAGGGTGTCGGGCCCCCGGGCGGGAAGGGCGCGGACGACGGGCCGCGGCCCGCGCCGTCCGGGCTGCCGGTACGCGACGAGGAGGCGAGCCATGTGCCGCACCGTTGA
- the hypB gene encoding hydrogenase nickel incorporation protein HypB, which produces MCRTVDLHQAVLAKNDENALALRGYLGDRGTVAVNLLSSPGSGKTALLERLLARAVAGGTPAAAVTADLATENDATRLARSGAPVRQILTDGLCHLEAGMLQRRLEGWLPEGTRLLFVENVGNLVCPASYDLGETLRIALASVTEGEDKPVKYPTAFGLAHLVVVTKTDIADAVGFDREAFLGGVRQVNPGVPVLETSARTGQGVDALLAHVLRCAAGEEAHVPVLARQHERYLHSHGNGHEHPRADVHPHPGARQAGAGPGGEQERARGQER; this is translated from the coding sequence ATGTGCCGCACCGTTGACCTGCATCAGGCCGTGCTCGCCAAGAACGACGAGAACGCGCTGGCGCTGAGGGGCTATCTGGGTGACCGCGGCACGGTGGCGGTGAACCTGCTGTCCAGTCCGGGCAGCGGCAAGACGGCCCTGCTCGAACGGTTGCTCGCACGCGCCGTGGCGGGCGGCACCCCCGCCGCCGCCGTCACCGCCGACCTGGCGACCGAGAACGACGCGACCCGGCTGGCCCGCTCCGGCGCGCCGGTTCGGCAGATCCTCACCGACGGCCTGTGCCATCTGGAGGCGGGCATGCTCCAGCGGCGGCTGGAGGGCTGGCTGCCCGAGGGCACCCGGCTGCTGTTCGTCGAGAACGTCGGCAATCTCGTCTGTCCGGCCTCCTACGACCTCGGGGAGACCCTGCGCATCGCGCTCGCCTCGGTGACCGAGGGCGAGGACAAGCCGGTCAAGTACCCGACCGCCTTCGGGCTCGCGCACCTGGTCGTGGTCACCAAGACCGACATCGCGGACGCCGTCGGCTTCGACCGGGAGGCGTTCCTGGGGGGTGTCCGGCAGGTCAACCCCGGGGTGCCGGTCCTGGAGACCTCGGCCCGCACCGGCCAGGGGGTCGACGCCCTGCTCGCCCATGTCCTGCGCTGCGCGGCCGGCGAGGAGGCGCACGTACCGGTCCTGGCCCGGCAGCACGAGCGCTACCTGCACAGCCACGGGAACGGCCACGAACACCCGCGTGCCGACGTCCACCCGCACCCCGGCGCACGACAGGCCGGGGCCGGACCGGGCGGGGAGCAGGAGCGGGCGCGGGGGCAGGAGCGGTGA
- the hypF gene encoding carbamoyltransferase HypF: MKRAPGRERRHITVTGVVQGVGFRPFVYTLAQELGLTGWVTNNARGVEAEVEGPAADVAEFCARIGTRPPPLAVVESVEHRAVPLENDGSVFTIRPSSGGPGRTLVSPDTATCDDCLRELADPADRRYRHPFITCTHCGPRFTIVTSLPYDRAGTTMAGFPMCADCAREYADPADRRFHAQPIACPACGPRLTLRTGADDPGELRDGEALAEARRLLAEGAVVAVKGLGGYHLACDAGDPAAVRTLRKRKNRGGKPFAVLADSPETVERLAHAGPAERELLLGPRKPVVLLRRRAGAGEEIAAGVAPGSPDLGFMLPYTPVHRLLLGLPGDPPGPTVLVMTSGNRSGEPIVTDDAEALTRLAGLADAWLAHDRPVHVPCDDSVVRVCAGAELPVRRSRGYAPFPVALPVPVVPALAVGGDLKNTFCAGDGRYAWLSAHVGDMDDLATLNAFERATGHLTDLTAVTPRLLVADRHPGYRATLWARRTAAARGLTLRQVQHHHAHVASAMAEHGLDGSEPVIGVAFDGTGYGDDGAVWGGEVLLADYDGYRRFAHLGYVPLPGGDAAVRNPYRMALSHLRAAGLPWRDELPCAAAATPEERRLLERQLERGFNCVPTSSMGRLFDAVSSLAGVCHRVEYEAQAAMELENAALADLAGPLADDERNDAYRFMLRAVRQDPGAPLIADPAPVLAAAVADIGAGVTAGPVARRFHRAVTGLVLEVCTVARERTGIGTVALSGGVFCNALLTEGCGAVLERDGFTVLRHHRVPPNDGGLALGQLIVAARARD, from the coding sequence GTGAAGCGGGCCCCGGGGCGCGAGCGCCGGCACATCACCGTCACGGGCGTCGTCCAGGGAGTGGGGTTCCGGCCCTTCGTCTACACCCTCGCGCAGGAACTCGGGCTGACCGGCTGGGTCACCAACAACGCGCGGGGCGTCGAGGCCGAGGTGGAGGGTCCGGCCGCCGACGTGGCCGAGTTCTGCGCGCGGATCGGGACGCGTCCGCCGCCGCTCGCGGTCGTCGAGTCGGTCGAGCACCGGGCCGTGCCCCTGGAGAACGACGGCTCGGTGTTCACCATCCGCCCCTCCTCCGGCGGGCCGGGCCGCACCCTGGTCTCCCCGGACACCGCGACCTGCGACGACTGTCTGCGCGAGCTCGCGGACCCCGCCGACCGGCGGTACCGGCACCCGTTCATCACCTGCACGCACTGCGGTCCGCGGTTCACGATCGTGACCTCGCTGCCGTACGACCGGGCCGGCACCACCATGGCGGGCTTCCCGATGTGCGCGGACTGCGCCCGCGAGTACGCGGACCCGGCCGACCGGCGCTTCCACGCCCAGCCGATCGCCTGCCCGGCCTGCGGTCCCCGGCTCACGCTGCGCACGGGGGCGGACGACCCGGGCGAGCTGCGCGACGGTGAGGCGCTCGCCGAGGCCCGCAGGCTGCTGGCCGAAGGCGCCGTGGTCGCGGTCAAGGGGCTCGGCGGCTACCACCTGGCGTGCGACGCGGGCGATCCGGCGGCCGTGCGCACCCTGCGCAAGCGCAAGAACCGCGGCGGCAAGCCCTTCGCGGTACTGGCGGATTCGCCGGAGACCGTCGAACGGCTGGCCCATGCCGGTCCGGCGGAGCGGGAGCTGCTGCTCGGGCCGCGCAAGCCGGTGGTCCTGCTGCGACGGAGGGCCGGGGCGGGCGAGGAGATCGCGGCGGGGGTCGCGCCGGGCAGCCCCGACCTCGGCTTCATGCTCCCGTACACACCGGTGCACCGGCTGCTGCTCGGTCTGCCCGGTGATCCGCCGGGCCCCACCGTCCTCGTCATGACCAGCGGGAACCGCTCGGGCGAACCCATCGTCACCGACGACGCCGAGGCGCTGACCCGGCTGGCGGGGCTCGCCGACGCCTGGCTCGCGCACGACCGGCCCGTTCACGTGCCCTGCGACGACTCGGTGGTCCGGGTCTGCGCGGGAGCCGAGCTGCCGGTGCGCCGGTCGCGCGGCTACGCCCCCTTCCCGGTCGCGCTGCCGGTGCCGGTGGTCCCGGCGCTGGCCGTGGGCGGCGACCTGAAGAACACCTTCTGCGCCGGGGACGGCCGCTACGCCTGGCTGTCCGCGCACGTCGGGGACATGGACGACCTGGCCACCCTGAACGCCTTCGAGCGGGCCACCGGCCATCTGACCGACCTCACCGCCGTCACTCCGCGCCTGCTCGTCGCCGACCGGCATCCCGGCTACCGCGCCACCCTGTGGGCACGGCGCACCGCGGCGGCCCGCGGACTGACCCTGCGCCAGGTGCAGCACCACCACGCCCATGTCGCCTCGGCGATGGCCGAGCACGGTCTGGACGGTTCGGAGCCGGTGATCGGCGTCGCCTTCGACGGAACCGGCTACGGCGACGACGGTGCCGTGTGGGGCGGTGAGGTGCTGCTCGCCGACTACGACGGATACCGGCGGTTCGCCCATCTGGGCTATGTCCCGCTGCCGGGCGGCGACGCGGCCGTACGCAACCCCTACCGGATGGCGCTGTCGCATCTGCGGGCCGCGGGACTGCCCTGGCGGGACGAGCTGCCGTGTGCGGCGGCGGCCACCCCGGAGGAACGGCGGCTGCTGGAACGGCAGCTGGAACGGGGGTTCAACTGCGTTCCCACGTCCAGCATGGGACGCCTCTTCGACGCGGTGTCCTCCCTCGCGGGCGTCTGCCACCGGGTGGAGTACGAGGCGCAGGCGGCCATGGAGCTGGAGAACGCGGCACTGGCGGACCTGGCGGGGCCGCTCGCCGACGACGAGCGGAACGACGCGTACCGGTTCATGCTGAGAGCGGTCCGTCAGGACCCCGGGGCGCCGCTGATCGCCGACCCGGCGCCGGTCCTGGCCGCCGCCGTGGCGGACATCGGGGCCGGCGTCACGGCCGGGCCGGTGGCCCGTCGGTTCCATCGGGCCGTGACCGGCCTGGTCCTGGAGGTGTGCACGGTGGCACGAGAGAGGACCGGCATCGGCACGGTCGCCCTCAGCGGCGGGGTGTTCTGCAACGCCCTGCTCACCGAGGGCTGCGGCGCCGTCCTGGAACGGGACGGCTTCACCGTACTGAGGCACCACAGGGTTCCCCCCAACGACGGCGGTCTGGCCCTCGGGCAGCTGATCGTCGCCGCCCGAGCACGGGACTAG
- a CDS encoding HypC/HybG/HupF family hydrogenase formation chaperone has product MCLAVPGRVLEIEERDATRMAKVDFGGVVKDVCLEYVPDMKVGDYAIVHVGFALQRLDEESAKQTLELFENLGVLEEEFGDAWGRAARDAGAERPAGTGLPPLEGAEKEARS; this is encoded by the coding sequence ATGTGTCTGGCCGTACCCGGCCGAGTGCTGGAGATCGAGGAACGCGACGCCACACGGATGGCCAAGGTGGACTTCGGCGGTGTCGTCAAGGACGTGTGTCTGGAGTACGTGCCGGACATGAAGGTCGGTGACTACGCCATCGTCCATGTGGGATTCGCGTTGCAGCGACTGGACGAGGAATCGGCGAAGCAGACCCTGGAGCTCTTCGAGAACCTCGGAGTGCTGGAGGAGGAGTTCGGCGACGCCTGGGGCAGGGCCGCCCGGGACGCCGGCGCCGAACGCCCCGCCGGAACCGGACTTCCGCCCCTGGAGGGCGCCGAGAAGGAGGCGCGGTCATGA
- the hypD gene encoding hydrogenase formation protein HypD, whose protein sequence is MKYLDEFSDPVLAKRLFDDIRAVTTRPWSLMEVCGGQTHSIIRHGIDQLLPEEIELIHGPGCPVCVTPLEIIDKALEIASRPDVIFCSFGDMLRVPGSGRDLFKVKSEGADVRVVYSPLDALRIAQENPDRQVVFFGIGFETTAPPNAMTVYQAKKLGIPNFSLLVSHVKVPPAIDAIMNSPDCRVQAFLAAGHVCTVMGMGEYPELAERHRVPIVVTGFEPLDILEGIRRAVRQLEAGQHTVENAYPRAVQAEGSPAARAMLSDVFEVTDRAWRGIGVIPRSGWRLSPKYREFDAEHRFSVTGIETQESTVCRSGEVLQGLIKPHECAAFGKECTPRNPLGATMVSSEGACAAYYLYRRLGTPDKEASSVG, encoded by the coding sequence ATGAAGTACCTGGACGAGTTCAGCGACCCGGTTCTCGCCAAACGGCTCTTCGACGACATCAGGGCGGTCACCACCCGGCCCTGGTCCCTCATGGAGGTCTGCGGCGGCCAGACGCACTCGATCATCCGCCACGGCATCGACCAACTCCTCCCTGAGGAGATCGAGTTGATCCACGGGCCGGGCTGCCCGGTCTGTGTGACCCCGCTGGAGATCATCGACAAGGCGCTGGAGATCGCCTCCCGCCCGGACGTGATCTTCTGCTCCTTCGGCGACATGCTGCGCGTGCCCGGCAGCGGACGCGACCTGTTCAAGGTCAAGAGCGAGGGCGCGGACGTACGCGTCGTGTACTCGCCGCTGGACGCGCTGAGGATCGCGCAGGAGAACCCCGACCGTCAGGTCGTGTTCTTCGGCATCGGCTTCGAGACCACGGCGCCGCCCAACGCGATGACCGTCTATCAGGCCAAGAAGCTGGGCATCCCCAACTTCAGCCTGCTGGTCTCGCACGTCAAGGTGCCCCCGGCCATCGACGCGATCATGAACTCGCCCGACTGCCGGGTGCAGGCGTTCCTCGCCGCCGGGCACGTCTGCACGGTGATGGGCATGGGCGAGTATCCCGAACTAGCCGAGCGGCACCGGGTGCCGATCGTGGTGACGGGCTTCGAGCCGCTCGACATCCTGGAGGGCATCCGCCGTGCGGTACGGCAGCTGGAGGCCGGGCAGCACACCGTGGAGAACGCCTATCCGCGCGCGGTGCAGGCCGAGGGAAGCCCCGCGGCCCGCGCCATGCTCTCCGATGTCTTCGAGGTGACCGACCGGGCCTGGCGCGGGATCGGCGTGATTCCGCGGAGCGGCTGGCGGCTGTCGCCCAAGTACCGCGAGTTCGACGCCGAGCACCGCTTCTCGGTGACCGGCATCGAGACCCAGGAGTCGACGGTCTGCCGCAGCGGCGAGGTGCTCCAGGGCCTCATCAAGCCGCACGAGTGCGCCGCGTTCGGCAAGGAGTGCACTCCGCGCAATCCGCTGGGCGCGACGATGGTCTCCAGCGAGGGCGCGTGCGCCGCCTACTACCTCTACCGGCGTCTCGGGACCCCGGACAAGGAGGCGAGCTCCGTTGGCTGA
- the hypE gene encoding hydrogenase expression/formation protein HypE: MGHGGGGTLSAELVEHLFAPAFGSDVLAELGDSAHLLLGGARLAFSTDSFVVRPLFFPGGSIGDLAVNGTVNDLAMAGAVPAYLSCGFILEEGVELSVVGRVAEALGEAARTAGVVVATGDTKVVDAGHGDGIFINTAGIGLIPDGVDIRPQRAAPGDVVLVSGPIGVHGVAIMSVREGLEFGVEIQSDTASLAGLVADMLAVCPDLHVLRDPTRGGLATSLNEIATAARVGITLDERSLPVPETVANACAFLGLDPLYVANEGKLVAFVAAEHADAVLAAMRAHPLGKESVAIGHCVPDHPGMVVAATGLGGTRVVDMPLGEQLPRIC, encoded by the coding sequence ATGGGGCACGGTGGTGGCGGCACGCTCTCCGCCGAACTGGTGGAGCACCTGTTCGCGCCCGCCTTCGGCAGTGACGTGCTCGCCGAGCTCGGCGACTCCGCGCATCTGCTGCTGGGCGGCGCCCGGCTCGCCTTCTCCACCGACTCCTTCGTCGTACGGCCGCTGTTCTTCCCCGGCGGCAGCATCGGGGACCTCGCCGTCAACGGCACGGTCAACGACCTGGCCATGGCGGGGGCCGTACCGGCCTACCTCTCCTGTGGGTTCATCCTGGAGGAGGGCGTCGAGCTCTCCGTCGTGGGGCGGGTGGCCGAGGCGCTGGGCGAGGCGGCGCGGACGGCCGGGGTGGTGGTCGCGACCGGTGACACCAAGGTCGTCGACGCCGGTCACGGCGACGGCATCTTCATCAACACCGCCGGGATCGGCCTGATCCCGGACGGCGTCGACATCCGCCCGCAGCGCGCGGCCCCCGGTGACGTGGTGCTGGTCAGCGGGCCGATCGGCGTGCACGGGGTGGCGATCATGAGCGTGCGGGAGGGGCTGGAGTTCGGCGTCGAGATCCAGAGCGACACCGCCTCCCTGGCCGGTCTGGTCGCGGACATGCTGGCGGTCTGCCCCGACCTGCATGTGCTGCGCGATCCGACCCGCGGCGGTCTGGCCACCTCGCTGAACGAGATCGCCACGGCGGCGCGGGTCGGCATCACACTGGACGAGCGGTCCCTGCCCGTCCCGGAAACGGTCGCCAACGCCTGCGCCTTCCTCGGTCTGGACCCGCTGTACGTGGCCAACGAGGGTAAGCTGGTGGCGTTCGTGGCGGCCGAGCACGCCGACGCCGTGCTCGCGGCGATGCGTGCCCACCCGCTGGGCAAGGAGTCCGTGGCGATCGGCCACTGTGTCCCCGACCATCCCGGCATGGTGGTCGCGGCCACCGGCCTGGGTGGCACCCGGGTGGTGGACATGCCGCTCGGCGAGCAGCTTCCGCGCATCTGCTGA
- a CDS encoding DUF779 domain-containing protein yields the protein MDVVPRVELTPVAAELLRRLRVQHGPLMFHQSGGCCDGSAPMCYPEGEFRTGGSDVLLAELEVEGVDEPVTFWISKSQYALWSHTRLIVDVVPGRGSGFSLEAPEGVRFLIRSRVVGA from the coding sequence ATGGACGTCGTCCCGCGCGTGGAGCTGACGCCCGTGGCCGCCGAGCTGCTGCGGCGACTGCGCGTCCAGCACGGACCGCTGATGTTCCATCAGTCGGGCGGCTGCTGCGACGGCAGCGCGCCCATGTGCTACCCGGAGGGCGAGTTCCGCACCGGCGGCTCCGACGTCCTGCTGGCCGAGCTGGAGGTCGAGGGCGTCGACGAGCCGGTGACGTTCTGGATCTCGAAGAGCCAGTACGCGCTGTGGAGCCACACGCGCCTGATCGTGGACGTCGTGCCGGGCCGGGGCAGCGGCTTCTCCCTCGAAGCACCCGAAGGAGTGCGTTTTCTGATCCGTTCCCGCGTCGTCGGCGCCTAG